AGAGTGGCTTACAACGTAGATGAAGTAAATATGTATGGAGTTGAAACAACGCTCAAAAAGAAAATAAAGGGCATTGATACAATACTAACATATACCTATCAGAGAAGCACAAAGGTTAACGATGCACTCGACAGCCAGCATCTGTTAAACGGTTTGGATTATTTTCCAAGAAATATGGCAAATTTAACGTTTCAGAAAAAATTTGATAATGGCTTGATTTTAGATTTTGACAATCACTACGTATCAAAGCAAAATTTGCTGTATGCACCAAATAGCAGTAAGCTTGAGCTTGTTTCGATAAAGCCTTATTATACTGCAGACCTTGGAATATCGTATCTTATGCCAAAGCACGACCTGAGGATGGATCTGATGATCTATGACATTTTTAATAAGAAGTACCAAGAGGTATTTGGTTATCCAATGCCAGGAAGAAGCGTATTTGGATCTTTAACTCTAACTTTTTAACCACTTAAAAGCCCTCAAATTCTTGAGTTTGGGGGCTACAACTCTTTATACTCTACGTAGGGTTTTATGTCCAGAATGGGCGTGCCATCCAACATATCAAGTCTTCTAACCTTTATTATATTATCTGATTTATCTAAAACCTCAAGTACAGAAAATCCTATTGGGTTTGGCCTATAAGGCGAACATATACTGAACACTCCTTTTTGTATGCCTATATGAGGGGGGTATTGAATAAGCTTTTCCTGAGAGAACGGAGGTGATTTGTGAAAACAAAAGATTACACATATCTTTTCCTTTGGCTTTATATCCCTTATTCCATCTTTATATTCAGGGGATATAACCAGCTCCCCTTCAACGTCAGAAACACTCCAGTGTCTGGGAATGCTCTCGGAACTATTTTTCACATAACCAATAGGTACAAATTTGCATTCAATTTTATCTTCCATAGATTTCTCCTTTTTCATATATTTTGAAATTATACTCTCTTTTTATAAAACGTTAATTAATCTTCTAATACAAATCTAATAGGCAAAATTGCTCTTGACTTAACAAATATCCCATTTTCTGTAGCCGCCTTAAAAGTTGACTGTTTTACAGCATTAATAGCTGCCTGTGCAAAATCATCATTCGTACTATCTATCACCCTAACGCCTATAAGTCGGCCATTTTCGTCAATTAATAACTCTAATACTACCTTTCCTTCAATCCCCAACCTTTTCTCTCTAACAGGATATTCTGGAATCACTCTTCTTATAAATTTCGGACCATCTGACGAACCAAATGACTTTGAATATATTTTATTGCCCATTTCTCTCTGAGAACCATCTTTGATACCCTCACCTCTTTTGTCAGCACTTATAAAACCACTGTTAACTTGACCCGGAACATCTACACTTGAAACCTGATTAGTCGATAAATTAGTTATACTTACAGTTTGGGTATTATCAGAAACTTTTTGAGGATTTTGTTCAATTACATTTTTCTCCAAAGTCTTGCTACTCTTATCCTCATTAATCTTTTTGCTTAAATCTTTTTGACTCTCTTGAAGAGAATTTAGACTCATAATGAATATTGGTTCACTCTTTATAACGTTCGCCGCACCTAATAGAAAAACGCTGCCAAAGAGTAGTAAGTGAAATATTATGGAAAATATAAAGCTAAGAGAGAAGCGTTTGTTCAAACTCTCTCATCCTTGAGCGTTTCTATGTTGTATCTTTCTATTCCTGCTGCCCTACACGCATCAATAGCCTTTACAACATAATCAAAATGAGTATTTTTATCAGCACGAATTTTTATAACTATATTCGGGTTATTTGCTCTAAGTGTTCTTAGAACTTCAGTAATTAATTTTGGATCAGTTTTGTCTTCATTAATAAACATCGTTCCATCACTTTTTATTGTAAGCGAAATATCTTTAAGATCTTCCTTTATAACTGCAGTTTTAGCTTGTGGCAAATCAATCGGAATAGCACCCTGAGCTATTAAAGTCGCAGTAACCAAAAATATTATAAGAATGACTAAGACAACATCTACCAATGGAACAACGTTTATTTCTGCTATCTCGTCATCATGGTTTGGATTGTGCATTATTAGCGTGCTCCTCATATATATAGCTCAAATCTCTTGCCTTTCTAACGAAATAGTTATATGCAATTACACACGGTACAGCGACAAATAGCCCTAGTGCAGTAGAGCTAAGAGCTTCAGCAATTCCATTCATTACTATTCTTACTCCAAAATCTTGAGAAAAGGCAAGATCGTGAAACGCCTTCATAATTCCAAGTACCGTACCAAACAAGCCTATAAATGGTGCATTACTTCCGACAGTTGCAAAAAAACCAAGTCTTTTATTAAGATTTGATCGCAGATCTGAAGGAGTATAACTAAAGAGCTCTTTTTCTATTTTTCTCATAAAAAAAATCTTTTCTAAAATAAAAGCGACAGATAAAATGCTTAAAATTATTAAAAGCACTAAAACAGGGTCCCCACCTACCATTGCAAGATTTAATATTAGTTTTGCCAAACTATCCCTCCTAAAAAAATAAGCCATAAAAGCATGCGCACTTCTTGCACAAGCCTTCATGGCTTTGTCCTAAAGCTTTAATTTTATAATTTTATCAAATTCGATCCAAAAGTCAAACTTTTTTTCATCATATTTTTCGCTATTTATCAGTTTAAAACTTCATATGTTATTATATTAATATTCCAAAGCACATTGGGGGTAAATATGAAAAGGCTATATGTAGTTTTAATTTTTTTATTTTTTATAACTTTAAACACAAATTTAGCTTTTGCAAATATAGAGTTACTAGGACCAGGTAAGTCAAGCCCCCCTGGGGATTATATATCCAATCTTAATCCCGTTCTAACCTGGAACTCTGATAAAAATAACTCATATTTTAAAGTTACTATATATATCAGAGATAACAATTCTTTAGTGCCAAAAATTGTTAGGGAATGGCTTTTTATAAAAGATACATCTCTCAGGGTTCCAGATGGCGTTTTGTTGCCAAACAAAACTTATTTTTGGACAGTTACTGATATGCAAAGCTCTACTACAAATAATTATCTTTATTTCACCACTGTAAGTCCAATAATAGTTGAAATTCTTGAACCAGGATCTGAAACTCCACCTGGCTCTTTTGTTAACGTAGATGATTTAAAATTTATTTGGAAGTCTGAAAACGCAGACAAAATTAATTTGATAGTATTAAGAGTTGAAAAGGAAGGAAAAACTACTATACTATCAAAAGAGTTTAATTCAAACGAAAATGAATTTGACGTCTCAAGCAATCCCGATATTAAAAAGCTCTTTACCAATGGCGATTATGAATTTTACATTGTTGCCACATCAGGAAATAACACAAAGGTAACATCAAGCAAATTTTTTAGGATAAAATAGCTACTAAATATTATATTTTTCAGGAGAGTTGGTTATGGATAAAGACAATAAATTGAAGATAAATGATTTAGATATAAAACTAATAAGGCTTCTACAAGAAGATATCCCCTTAGTAGAAAGGCCTTTTTTAGAAATATCAAAAAAGTTAAACATACCTGAAAAGGAAGTAATTTCTTGGATAAAAAAGTCTCTAAATAGTGGTCTGATGAGAAGATTCGGAGCAAGAATTAGTCACAGAAAGATAGGTATAAATGCCAATCCAATGATAGCCTGGAAAATTCCCGAATCAAGAATAGAAGAATGTGGAAATATCCTTGCAAAAAATCCAGATGTAACTCACTGCTATGAACGAGCAACTTCAGAAGAATGGCCATATAACATCTATACAATGATACACTGCAAAAGTAAGTCAGAAGCAGACAAAATTGCCAAAAGTCTATCAGATCAGATAAAAGTATCTGACTATATCTTGTTATACAGCATAAAGGAATTAAAAAAGACCCATATGGCTTATTTTACAGATAAAAAGGGTAAATAAAAAAGGGAGTGAAAAATTTGTCTTTTGAAAAATCAAAAGAACTTTACAACGAAGCAAGAAAGTATATACCTGGTGGAGTAAACTCACCAGTCAGAGCATTTAAAGCTGTTGGTTGTGACCCTGTTTTTATAAAAAGCGCCAAAAAAGCTTATTTACATGATGAAGATTCAAACAAATACATAGATTATGTTTGTTCTTGGGGTCCACTTATTTTTGGTCATGCAAATAAGAAAATTATAAAATCTGTTGAAGAATCCTTATACCACGGCTTCACTTACGGTGCTCCTACAAAAGTTGAAGTTGAGTTAGCTAAACTTATATCGAAGTGCGTTCCTAGCATTGAAAAAGTAAGATTAGTATCCTCGGGCACAGAAGCCACAATGACCGCTATCAGGTTGGCAAGAGCATACACAAAAAGAGATAAAATAATCAAATTCAAGGGTTGTTACCACGGCC
Above is a genomic segment from Thermodesulfobium narugense DSM 14796 containing:
- a CDS encoding ExbD/TolR family protein, which codes for MHNPNHDDEIAEINVVPLVDVVLVILIIFLVTATLIAQGAIPIDLPQAKTAVIKEDLKDISLTIKSDGTMFINEDKTDPKLITEVLRTLRANNPNIVIKIRADKNTHFDYVVKAIDACRAAGIERYNIETLKDERV
- a CDS encoding MotA/TolQ/ExbB proton channel family protein gives rise to the protein MKACARSAHAFMAYFFRRDSLAKLILNLAMVGGDPVLVLLIILSILSVAFILEKIFFMRKIEKELFSYTPSDLRSNLNKRLGFFATVGSNAPFIGLFGTVLGIMKAFHDLAFSQDFGVRIVMNGIAEALSSTALGLFVAVPCVIAYNYFVRKARDLSYIYEEHANNAQSKP
- a CDS encoding energy transducer TonB, which gives rise to MNKRFSLSFIFSIIFHLLLFGSVFLLGAANVIKSEPIFIMSLNSLQESQKDLSKKINEDKSSKTLEKNVIEQNPQKVSDNTQTVSITNLSTNQVSSVDVPGQVNSGFISADKRGEGIKDGSQREMGNKIYSKSFGSSDGPKFIRRVIPEYPVREKRLGIEGKVVLELLIDENGRLIGVRVIDSTNDDFAQAAINAVKQSTFKAATENGIFVKSRAILPIRFVLED
- the ahbB gene encoding siroheme decarboxylase subunit beta, whose translation is MDKDNKLKINDLDIKLIRLLQEDIPLVERPFLEISKKLNIPEKEVISWIKKSLNSGLMRRFGARISHRKIGINANPMIAWKIPESRIEECGNILAKNPDVTHCYERATSEEWPYNIYTMIHCKSKSEADKIAKSLSDQIKVSDYILLYSIKELKKTHMAYFTDKKGK
- the tsaA gene encoding tRNA (N6-threonylcarbamoyladenosine(37)-N6)-methyltransferase TrmO gives rise to the protein MEDKIECKFVPIGYVKNSSESIPRHWSVSDVEGELVISPEYKDGIRDIKPKEKICVIFCFHKSPPFSQEKLIQYPPHIGIQKGVFSICSPYRPNPIGFSVLEVLDKSDNIIKVRRLDMLDGTPILDIKPYVEYKEL